A region from the Natronomonas salsuginis genome encodes:
- a CDS encoding oligosaccharyl transferase, archaeosortase A system-associated, with the protein MSQRFEAIEERLDDYESQIDTVYRLYHIPVLAALMAFMLWIRVRHYSNHVGSDGRPLYRGNDPYYHYRSTRYVVEHYPFTMPFDPWTGFDAGTRAGQFGTIFDQVVATAAMIVGLGSPSESTIIATTLLTAPVIATLCAIPMYVIGRRLGGRFGGIIAVVVLALSAGQFLTRSVVGTYDHHVAEVLATLVALVFGMVMVTVAQRDRPIYEFFRTREFEPIGDSLKWAAAFGASLVVAVLVWPPAVFLFGIFAVFLLVHLSVEFVRGHSPDHVAIPSAIAMVVFAVLVSPFVVSMGLDVTDYSLLHPLFALAVAGGAAFMAGIARLWESRDLPRIAYPVGIVGMGLVGVAVVAVVLPDVFDFFVSQFRRVAGLGTTDTAATIGEAQSPSNPVSFFYGNYGFALYTAIGGFLLLSYRTLADERPRAEHVLITVFAAIMLLFTLTQLRFDYYLVIAVGAGNAYVVSWIYQFVDLDNVREDIRTVKPYQTLIVVAILFVIAGPLVATGATVTTVDRASQPGEMGQWTESLDWLSEETPEVGSYGSGDDPRLDFYGTYENTDDFEYEAGEYGVLAWWDYGHYITTRGERVPVANPFQQHATESADFLLADEEDEAIEILEEDQPEGESVRYVMVDYQLGYAGTRKYGAPTAFESRHNVSSSDVGISVGQQNPQTGQFQPLYGAHTQRGYESMRVRMYQFHGSAREPGTITLNFGQYSEEGGVATLPEDATTVDDIYEQHDSVEAAREAAENDPTVFRGGVLGQPSERVEALEHFRLVHAGGPVASSPFDRVLGQQPVNGYDEWVKTFERVDGATVEGTGPANTEVQASVEMEIRSTGQTFIYTQYAETDADGSFEMTLPYSTTGYDEYGPENGHTNVDVRANSSYQFIAPEAPAIGTADVTEAQVVGDDDTPVTVELQTPQIQPSGGNNEGNSTDGDGGSGGDTRSSRTVRTAE; encoded by the coding sequence ATGAGCCAGCGGTTTGAGGCGATCGAAGAGCGGCTCGACGACTACGAGTCGCAGATCGACACTGTATATCGTCTGTATCACATCCCCGTCCTCGCAGCCCTCATGGCGTTCATGCTGTGGATCCGGGTGAGACACTACTCGAATCACGTCGGCTCGGACGGCAGACCGCTCTATCGGGGGAACGATCCCTACTACCACTACCGGTCGACCCGATACGTCGTCGAGCACTACCCGTTCACCATGCCGTTCGATCCGTGGACCGGCTTCGACGCCGGGACTCGTGCCGGTCAGTTCGGGACGATATTCGATCAGGTAGTGGCGACGGCCGCGATGATCGTCGGGCTCGGTTCACCATCCGAGAGCACAATCATCGCAACGACGCTTTTGACCGCACCGGTCATCGCGACGCTGTGTGCGATCCCGATGTACGTCATCGGCCGTCGGCTCGGTGGCCGGTTCGGCGGCATCATCGCGGTCGTCGTCCTGGCGCTGTCGGCCGGTCAGTTCCTCACTCGGAGCGTCGTGGGAACCTACGATCACCACGTCGCCGAGGTGCTTGCGACGCTCGTAGCCCTCGTCTTCGGGATGGTTATGGTGACGGTTGCACAGCGTGACCGTCCGATATACGAATTCTTCCGCACGCGCGAGTTCGAACCGATCGGTGATTCGCTGAAGTGGGCCGCCGCGTTCGGCGCGTCGCTTGTCGTCGCGGTGCTGGTCTGGCCGCCCGCCGTGTTCCTGTTCGGTATATTCGCTGTGTTCCTCTTGGTCCACCTCTCGGTCGAGTTCGTTCGCGGCCACAGCCCCGATCACGTCGCGATTCCGTCCGCGATCGCGATGGTCGTCTTCGCCGTGCTCGTCTCTCCGTTCGTCGTCTCGATGGGATTAGATGTGACCGACTACTCGCTCCTCCACCCGCTCTTCGCGCTCGCGGTCGCCGGCGGTGCGGCGTTCATGGCCGGGATCGCAAGGCTGTGGGAGAGTCGAGATCTCCCGAGGATCGCCTACCCTGTCGGCATTGTGGGTATGGGACTCGTCGGCGTTGCCGTCGTCGCCGTCGTGCTTCCGGACGTGTTCGACTTTTTCGTCAGTCAGTTCCGGCGCGTCGCCGGATTGGGGACGACGGACACTGCCGCGACGATAGGGGAAGCACAGTCGCCGTCGAATCCCGTCTCGTTTTTCTACGGAAACTACGGGTTCGCGCTGTACACCGCGATCGGCGGGTTTCTTTTACTCTCGTACCGCACGCTCGCAGACGAACGCCCCCGGGCGGAACACGTACTTATCACGGTGTTCGCGGCGATCATGCTGCTCTTTACGCTCACGCAACTCCGGTTCGATTACTACCTGGTTATCGCTGTCGGTGCCGGTAACGCCTACGTCGTCAGCTGGATTTACCAGTTCGTCGATCTCGACAACGTTCGTGAGGACATCAGAACGGTCAAACCGTATCAAACACTGATCGTCGTCGCGATACTCTTCGTCATCGCTGGCCCGCTCGTCGCGACGGGCGCGACGGTCACGACGGTCGACAGGGCATCCCAGCCCGGCGAGATGGGCCAGTGGACCGAGAGCCTCGATTGGCTCTCCGAGGAGACACCCGAGGTCGGATCGTACGGCAGCGGAGATGATCCGAGACTCGACTTCTACGGCACCTACGAGAATACCGACGACTTCGAGTACGAGGCCGGCGAGTACGGCGTGCTGGCGTGGTGGGACTACGGCCACTACATAACGACCCGCGGTGAGCGTGTCCCGGTCGCGAACCCCTTCCAGCAACACGCGACCGAGTCGGCCGACTTCCTGCTCGCCGACGAGGAAGACGAAGCGATTGAGATCCTCGAAGAGGACCAACCCGAGGGTGAGAGCGTCCGGTACGTGATGGTTGACTACCAGCTCGGCTACGCCGGGACGCGGAAGTACGGCGCTCCGACGGCGTTCGAATCGCGTCACAACGTGTCGAGTAGCGATGTCGGTATCAGCGTCGGACAGCAGAACCCCCAGACGGGACAGTTCCAACCGTTGTACGGCGCGCACACCCAGCGCGGTTACGAGAGCATGCGCGTGCGGATGTACCAATTCCACGGCAGCGCACGGGAGCCAGGGACGATCACGCTCAACTTTGGCCAGTACTCTGAAGAGGGCGGCGTCGCCACGCTACCGGAGGACGCCACGACCGTCGATGACATCTACGAACAGCACGACAGCGTCGAGGCGGCCCGCGAAGCCGCCGAGAACGACCCGACGGTCTTCCGCGGCGGCGTCTTGGGTCAGCCGTCCGAACGGGTCGAGGCGCTCGAACACTTCCGATTAGTCCACGCCGGCGGACCGGTCGCGTCGTCGCCGTTCGACCGTGTCCTCGGCCAACAGCCGGTCAACGGGTACGACGAGTGGGTGAAGACGTTCGAACGTGTCGACGGGGCGACCGTCGAGGGGACCGGCCCGGCCAACACCGAGGTGCAGGCGTCCGTCGAGATGGAGATCCGCTCGACCGGGCAGACGTTCATTTACACCCAGTACGCCGAAACGGACGCCGACGGCAGCTTCGAAATGACCCTCCCGTACTCGACGACCGGCTACGACGAGTACGGCCCTGAGAACGGCCACACCAACGTCGACGTTCGAGCCAACAGCAGCTATCAGTTCATCGCGCCCGAGGCACCCGCGATCGGGACCGCGGACGTGACCGAGGCGCAGGTCGTCGGTGACGACGACACGCCGGTCACCGTCGAACTCCAGACGCCTCAGATCCAGCCGAGCGGCGGCAACAATGAGGGCAACTCGACCGACGGTGACGGCGGATCCGGCGGCGATACCCGATCGAGCCGGACCGTTCGGACAGCTGAATGA
- the hflX gene encoding GTPase HflX has translation MTGTNGRAVVAKRVDDGYPDTTEIRDLARAAGYTVVGEVTQERAEDPALCLGAGKVDELASIVVDTEARTVIFDNRLGPYQTFNLGTELPDGVEVIDRFRLILDIFGQRARTKKAQLQVELAELRYELPRAEAKASLAKRDERPGFMGLGEYDESREQDIKAQISRISDELERIEQTEAHRREQRRESGFDLVALAGYTNAGKSTLLRRLASDLSIDENDGLHPDLDSTAESENELFTTLGTTTRRAEFDRRDVLVTDTVGFVSDLPHWLVESFKSTLSEVYRADLVLLVVDVSDPVEEIREKLVTCHDTLYERNEAPIVTVLNKADLVDDEELETKRDALSALAPDPIVISAKAGIGIDELRTRIDEQLPAWRRERLVVPMIDETMSLVSWVHDHAHVEDVEYGDEVLLEFEARLAIVEQARAKASELSVAPVE, from the coding sequence GTGACTGGAACGAACGGCCGGGCGGTCGTCGCAAAGCGCGTCGACGACGGCTACCCGGACACGACGGAGATACGGGACCTCGCCCGAGCGGCCGGCTACACGGTCGTGGGCGAGGTGACACAGGAACGCGCGGAGGATCCGGCGCTCTGTCTCGGGGCGGGGAAAGTCGACGAACTCGCGAGCATCGTCGTCGACACGGAGGCGAGGACGGTGATTTTCGACAATCGCCTCGGGCCGTACCAGACGTTCAATCTGGGGACCGAGCTACCGGACGGTGTCGAGGTTATCGACCGATTCAGGCTCATCCTCGATATCTTCGGCCAGCGCGCCCGGACGAAGAAGGCCCAACTCCAGGTCGAGCTCGCCGAACTCCGGTACGAGCTGCCGCGAGCCGAGGCGAAGGCGTCGCTCGCCAAACGCGACGAGCGGCCGGGATTCATGGGGCTCGGCGAGTACGACGAGTCCCGCGAGCAGGACATCAAGGCACAGATCAGCCGGATCAGCGACGAATTGGAACGGATCGAGCAGACGGAGGCCCACCGCCGCGAACAGCGTCGCGAGTCGGGGTTCGACCTCGTCGCGCTGGCGGGCTACACGAACGCCGGGAAGTCGACGCTGTTGCGGCGACTGGCGAGCGATCTCTCGATCGACGAAAACGATGGGCTCCACCCGGACCTCGATTCGACCGCGGAGTCGGAAAACGAGCTGTTTACCACGCTCGGAACGACGACCCGCCGGGCTGAGTTCGACCGACGCGACGTGTTGGTGACCGACACCGTCGGCTTCGTCTCCGATCTCCCGCACTGGCTCGTCGAGTCGTTCAAATCGACGCTCTCGGAGGTGTATCGAGCCGACCTCGTGTTGCTCGTGGTCGACGTGTCCGATCCGGTCGAAGAGATCAGAGAGAAACTCGTCACGTGCCACGACACGCTGTACGAGCGCAACGAAGCGCCGATCGTCACCGTGTTGAACAAGGCTGATCTCGTCGACGACGAGGAGTTGGAGACGAAACGCGACGCGCTCTCTGCGCTCGCACCGGACCCGATCGTCATCAGCGCGAAGGCGGGCATCGGGATCGACGAACTGCGGACCCGAATCGACGAGCAACTCCCCGCGTGGCGCCGCGAACGGCTCGTGGTCCCGATGATCGACGAGACGATGAGCCTGGTGTCGTGGGTGCACGATCACGCGCACGTCGAGGATGTCGAGTACGGCGACGAGGTTCTCCTCGAATTCGAAGCCCGGCTGGCGATCGTCGAGCAGGCGCGCGCGAAGGCGAGCGAGTTGTCGGTCGCGCCGGTCGAGTGA
- a CDS encoding NAD(P)H-hydrate dehydratase — MISSTEMAVVDENAEALGVPRKQLMESSGNAAARAVREIADPGASVALVCGRGNNGGDAFVAARFLSAYDVTVHLLGRPETISTEIARENWVALERAEIDRRTVEDSTAIDLATPDIVVDAMLGTGVTGALREPEATAAETINAADCPVLAVDVPSGIDADTGEREGIAVEADRVVTFHDEKPGLRDLDADVTVGDIGIPDAAERFVERGDLRRLSRDSNAHKGDFGRVLVVGGGPYTGAPALAAQAALRSGADLAYVACPETVAREVQGYSENLIVEPLAGERLDSSNVQQLLAVASRMDCVVFGPGLGDATKSLDAVEAFLEAFAGTAVVDADALQVVPNVETEATLVCTPHQGELESMGGTTAADPDDRAELVESFAAELDVTLLVKGAYDVISDGTRTRLNRTGNPGMTVGGTGDVLAGVTGAMACVLDPIHAAAIGAYTNGRAGDIVVEDNGYGLVATDLLGALSAALWSESVA; from the coding sequence ATGATTTCGAGCACCGAGATGGCCGTCGTGGACGAGAACGCCGAGGCGCTCGGCGTGCCGCGAAAGCAGTTGATGGAGTCGTCGGGGAACGCCGCTGCGCGCGCCGTTCGCGAGATCGCGGATCCGGGGGCGTCCGTCGCGTTGGTCTGCGGGCGCGGGAACAACGGGGGCGACGCGTTCGTCGCGGCTCGGTTTCTGTCGGCGTACGACGTGACGGTTCACCTCCTCGGTCGACCGGAGACGATCTCGACGGAGATCGCACGGGAGAACTGGGTGGCGCTCGAACGGGCGGAGATCGACCGTCGGACCGTCGAGGATTCGACCGCCATCGACCTCGCTACTCCCGATATCGTCGTCGACGCGATGCTCGGAACCGGCGTGACGGGAGCGCTCAGGGAGCCGGAAGCGACCGCGGCAGAAACGATCAACGCCGCCGACTGTCCGGTCCTCGCGGTCGACGTGCCCTCGGGGATCGACGCCGACACGGGTGAGCGCGAGGGCATCGCCGTCGAGGCCGACCGGGTCGTCACGTTTCACGACGAAAAACCCGGGCTCCGGGACCTCGACGCCGACGTGACGGTCGGTGATATCGGTATCCCCGACGCCGCGGAGCGGTTCGTCGAGCGCGGGGACCTCCGTCGACTTTCGCGGGACTCCAACGCACACAAGGGGGACTTCGGGCGCGTCCTCGTCGTCGGTGGCGGCCCCTACACGGGCGCGCCGGCGCTGGCAGCCCAAGCCGCGCTCCGTTCGGGGGCCGATCTGGCCTACGTCGCCTGCCCGGAGACGGTCGCGAGGGAGGTACAGGGATACAGCGAGAATCTGATCGTCGAGCCACTGGCCGGCGAGCGCCTCGATTCGTCGAACGTTCAGCAACTGTTGGCAGTCGCGTCCCGAATGGACTGCGTGGTGTTCGGTCCTGGCCTCGGGGACGCGACGAAGTCCTTGGACGCGGTCGAGGCGTTCCTCGAAGCGTTCGCCGGAACCGCGGTCGTCGACGCCGACGCCCTCCAAGTAGTTCCAAACGTCGAAACCGAGGCGACGCTCGTGTGTACGCCACACCAAGGTGAACTCGAATCGATGGGTGGAACGACCGCCGCGGATCCCGACGACCGCGCCGAACTCGTCGAGTCGTTCGCAGCCGAGCTCGACGTGACGCTTCTCGTGAAAGGGGCGTACGACGTGATCTCCGACGGGACGCGGACGAGGCTCAACCGAACGGGCAATCCGGGCATGACCGTCGGAGGCACCGGCGATGTCCTCGCCGGCGTGACGGGCGCGATGGCCTGCGTCCTCGACCCGATCCACGCGGCGGCGATCGGGGCGTACACAAACGGTCGTGCCGGGGACATCGTCGTCGAGGACAATGGGTACGGGCTGGTGGCGACGGACCTCCTCGGCGCGTTGTCGGCGGCGCTGTGGTCCGAGTCGGTCGCATGA
- a CDS encoding ribosome assembly factor SBDS translates to MISLDEAVTARLESHGQRFEVLVDPDAALAIKRGEFDGELEDVIAAEDVFEDASTGDRPPEDSLVEVFDTTDPLEIIPEVITRGEIQITAEQRREMQEQKHRQLVNTISRNAVNPQMDDAPHPPERIERALEEAGFKIDPMEPVENQVDDALDALRPVLPIRFDEIVMAVQLPAEYAGSAQAQVRQFGELEREEWQSDGSWVGVVRFPAGLQNEFYDLVNEHTSGEAETRIVKDEDEIGTR, encoded by the coding sequence ATGATATCTCTTGACGAGGCGGTGACGGCCCGGCTCGAATCCCACGGCCAACGGTTCGAAGTGCTCGTCGATCCGGACGCCGCGCTCGCGATCAAACGCGGGGAGTTCGACGGCGAACTGGAGGACGTGATCGCGGCCGAGGACGTCTTCGAGGACGCGTCGACGGGGGACCGACCGCCGGAGGACTCGCTCGTAGAGGTCTTCGATACGACCGATCCGCTCGAGATCATCCCTGAGGTCATCACCCGCGGTGAGATACAGATCACCGCCGAGCAGCGCCGTGAGATGCAGGAGCAAAAACACAGACAGCTCGTCAACACGATCTCGCGAAACGCGGTCAATCCGCAGATGGACGACGCGCCGCATCCCCCCGAGCGGATCGAGCGCGCCCTCGAGGAGGCGGGATTCAAGATCGATCCAATGGAGCCGGTCGAAAACCAAGTCGACGACGCGCTCGACGCGCTTCGTCCGGTCCTCCCCATCCGGTTCGACGAGATCGTGATGGCCGTCCAACTGCCGGCGGAGTACGCGGGTAGTGCGCAGGCACAGGTCCGACAGTTCGGCGAACTCGAACGTGAGGAGTGGCAGTCCGACGGGTCGTGGGTCGGCGTCGTCCGATTTCCCGCCGGGCTACAAAACGAGTTCTACGACCTCGTCAACGAGCACACGAGCGGCGAGGCCGAAACCCGGATCGTCAAGGACGAAGACGAGATCGGAACGCGATAA
- the psmA gene encoding archaeal proteasome endopeptidase complex subunit alpha translates to MQGQSQQQAYDRGITIFSPDGRLYQVEYAREAVKRGTASIGIRTKDGVVLVVDKRIRSPLMERTSVEKIHKADNHIGIASAGHVADARQLIDFARRQAQVNQLRYDEPIGVETLTKAVTDHIQQYTQVGGARPFGVALIIGGIEDGEPRLYETDPSGTPYEWQALAVGADRGDIEDYLEEHYSEEIDLDAGVGLALEALASVNDGELTPEGIGLATISVGEEGFRQRTDEEIEAYLSEHGLLAAEADEETDTDE, encoded by the coding sequence ATGCAGGGACAATCGCAGCAGCAGGCGTACGATCGGGGGATCACCATCTTCTCCCCGGACGGCCGTCTGTACCAAGTCGAGTACGCGCGAGAGGCGGTCAAACGAGGCACGGCGTCCATCGGCATCCGGACCAAGGACGGTGTCGTGTTGGTCGTGGACAAACGCATCCGCTCGCCGCTCATGGAGCGGACCAGCGTCGAGAAGATCCACAAGGCCGACAACCATATCGGTATCGCGAGCGCCGGCCACGTCGCAGACGCCCGCCAACTGATCGACTTCGCGCGCCGTCAGGCACAGGTCAATCAACTTCGCTACGACGAGCCGATCGGCGTCGAAACGCTGACAAAGGCCGTCACCGACCACATCCAACAGTACACGCAGGTCGGCGGCGCACGGCCGTTCGGCGTCGCGCTGATCATCGGCGGCATCGAGGACGGCGAACCACGGCTCTACGAGACGGACCCGTCCGGAACGCCGTATGAGTGGCAGGCGCTGGCCGTCGGTGCCGACCGCGGTGACATCGAAGATTACCTCGAGGAACACTACAGCGAAGAGATCGATCTCGACGCAGGGGTCGGCCTCGCACTGGAGGCGCTCGCATCCGTCAACGACGGTGAGCTCACCCCCGAAGGGATCGGACTCGCGACGATCTCCGTCGGCGAAGAGGGCTTCCGCCAGCGAACCGACGAGGAGATCGAGGCGTATCTCTCGGAGCACGGACTCCTCGCCGCTGAAGCGGACGAGGAGACGGACACCGACGAATAG
- a CDS encoding acylphosphatase — protein MADRIRAHVFISGRVQGVYYRATTRGTARETGVDGWVKNLDDGRVEAVFEGDDDAVEAMVEWCHTGSSNARVDDVSVEYGDPVDLEGFEIRR, from the coding sequence ATGGCCGATCGAATTCGCGCCCACGTGTTCATCTCCGGCCGCGTACAGGGCGTCTACTATCGGGCGACGACGCGGGGCACCGCACGCGAGACCGGCGTCGACGGGTGGGTCAAAAACCTCGACGACGGCCGCGTCGAGGCGGTCTTCGAGGGTGACGACGACGCGGTCGAGGCGATGGTCGAGTGGTGTCACACCGGAAGCTCGAACGCGCGGGTCGACGACGTCTCGGTCGAGTACGGCGACCCGGTCGATCTCGAGGGGTTCGAAATTCGCCGGTAG
- a CDS encoding transcription initiation factor IIB family protein, with translation MYRARDQVENEEWLATIDDAAERLDLGGEAKSRATDLFLSTVPVADRSKRATVAASLYAGALIAGNRRSQSAVADAVGVSRLTVQNRWKDLLEAAGLEPPKW, from the coding sequence ATGTACCGCGCCCGAGATCAGGTCGAAAACGAGGAGTGGCTCGCGACCATCGACGACGCGGCCGAGCGACTCGACCTCGGTGGCGAGGCGAAGTCTCGCGCCACGGATCTGTTTCTCTCGACGGTTCCCGTGGCGGACCGCTCGAAGCGAGCGACCGTGGCGGCCAGTCTCTATGCAGGCGCGCTCATCGCGGGAAACCGCCGCTCACAATCGGCCGTGGCGGACGCCGTCGGCGTTTCCAGACTCACCGTACAAAACAGGTGGAAGGACCTGCTCGAAGCGGCTGGCCTCGAGCCACCGAAGTGGTGA
- a CDS encoding DUF368 domain-containing protein: MSRPTGLRAWLAIYLKGVCMGSADTVPGVSGGTIAVILGIYERLIAALTALDPAIVRHLPTLHTTEGRSALAADLRRADVPFLLALGAGALSAAATVATVMHVAVTRYPAPTYAFFFGLIGASAIVLYRYVEIGTPRRIAVAAIGFLVAFSITDPSLAGTSTTTLPVLFAAGAIAISAMILPGISGAFLLLLMGQYEYVSGIPRRVFAGLLDALGGNVDPLVDSLVPFVVFVSGALVGLFSVAYAVRAALNRYREDTFVFLVSLMVGALRLPIREVTDNVAAVSSTTVFVVVVPAVLGVVAVLLLDRYTVDLEY; this comes from the coding sequence ATGAGCCGTCCAACGGGACTCCGCGCGTGGCTCGCGATCTATCTCAAGGGCGTCTGCATGGGCTCTGCAGACACGGTCCCGGGCGTCTCCGGCGGCACGATCGCTGTCATCTTGGGTATCTACGAGCGGCTGATCGCGGCGCTGACGGCGCTCGACCCCGCCATCGTGCGTCATCTCCCGACGCTCCACACGACCGAGGGCCGGTCGGCGCTCGCCGCTGATCTTCGTCGTGCTGACGTTCCGTTTCTCCTCGCACTCGGCGCGGGTGCGCTCTCCGCCGCCGCGACCGTCGCGACCGTGATGCACGTCGCGGTGACGCGGTATCCCGCCCCGACGTACGCGTTCTTTTTCGGACTCATCGGCGCGTCAGCGATCGTTCTCTACCGGTACGTCGAGATCGGCACGCCGCGACGGATCGCCGTGGCCGCGATCGGGTTTCTCGTCGCGTTCTCGATCACCGATCCATCGCTCGCTGGGACGAGTACGACGACACTGCCGGTTCTGTTCGCTGCGGGTGCGATCGCGATCTCGGCGATGATCCTCCCCGGGATCTCCGGAGCGTTCCTACTCCTCCTCATGGGCCAATACGAGTACGTGAGTGGGATTCCGAGACGAGTGTTCGCAGGGCTTCTCGACGCGCTCGGGGGAAACGTCGATCCGCTCGTGGACTCGCTCGTCCCGTTCGTCGTCTTCGTCTCCGGTGCGCTTGTCGGACTGTTCTCGGTGGCTTACGCCGTCCGCGCCGCGCTGAACAGGTATCGCGAGGACACGTTCGTCTTTCTCGTGAGCCTCATGGTCGGCGCGCTTCGACTCCCGATCCGAGAGGTAACGGACAACGTTGCGGCCGTCTCATCGACGACAGTCTTCGTCGTCGTCGTCCCGGCCGTCCTCGGCGTGGTCGCCGTCTTATTGCTCGACCGCTACACCGTCGATCTCGAATACTGA
- a CDS encoding Rpp14/Pop5 family protein: MKHLPKHVRPRWRYLAIELESHPDTEIDRRSFQRTLWFATQNLIGDVGSAALDTNLFGFRFEEGDGTAVIRVRRGEVDRLRAVLASIDEIDGQPIGLFVRGVSGTVRACEEKYIRRPQIRSKERTVAFADASRPAVIRNDRIDVELPDGPVGATALDIRDN, from the coding sequence GTGAAACACCTCCCGAAGCACGTGCGTCCGCGGTGGCGGTATCTCGCGATCGAGCTCGAATCGCACCCCGACACGGAGATCGACCGTCGTTCGTTCCAGCGCACGCTGTGGTTCGCGACGCAGAACCTCATCGGTGACGTCGGGAGTGCAGCGCTCGATACGAACCTGTTCGGGTTTCGATTCGAGGAGGGTGACGGGACCGCGGTCATCCGAGTTCGTCGTGGCGAAGTCGACCGACTTCGGGCCGTATTGGCGAGCATCGACGAGATTGACGGACAGCCGATCGGTCTGTTCGTCCGCGGCGTTAGCGGGACGGTTCGAGCCTGTGAAGAAAAGTATATACGGCGTCCGCAGATAAGATCTAAAGAGAGAACCGTCGCGTTCGCGGACGCCTCCCGGCCCGCCGTCATCCGGAACGACCGGATCGACGTGGAGCTTCCGGACGGCCCCGTGGGTGCGACAGCACTCGATATCCGCGACAACTAA
- a CDS encoding RNase P subunit p30 family protein, whose amino-acid sequence MYEAVHAYPDGRATVARLVKTAARYGYDGIVVRNHGNAQTTYDADRIAEAYGIEIVPGIEIRTNDPGQASGLIGNYRSKRTVVCVHGGALNRFAVEQPQVDVLAHPMDGGDVNHVLAKSAAENGVHVEFNLSRVLRADGGPRVEAIGDLRKLRELVEQYGAPYVVSADARSHLELRGPRELIALGETIGFDQDAMVTGLRAWGEIASRNRERQSDAFVEPGVRTVQREDDR is encoded by the coding sequence ATGTACGAAGCCGTCCACGCCTATCCAGACGGACGGGCGACGGTCGCCCGCCTCGTGAAGACCGCAGCGAGGTACGGGTACGACGGTATCGTGGTTCGAAACCACGGGAACGCACAGACAACCTACGACGCCGACCGCATCGCCGAAGCGTACGGAATCGAGATCGTTCCCGGAATCGAGATACGGACCAACGACCCCGGACAGGCGAGCGGATTGATCGGAAACTATCGCTCGAAGCGGACTGTCGTTTGCGTCCACGGTGGCGCGTTGAACCGATTCGCCGTCGAGCAACCGCAGGTCGACGTACTTGCCCACCCGATGGACGGCGGCGACGTGAACCACGTCCTGGCGAAGAGCGCGGCCGAGAACGGCGTTCACGTGGAGTTCAATCTCTCCCGAGTGCTCCGAGCCGACGGCGGTCCTCGGGTCGAGGCGATCGGTGATCTCCGCAAGCTTCGCGAGCTCGTCGAGCAGTACGGCGCGCCCTACGTCGTGTCCGCGGATGCGCGCTCGCATCTCGAACTTCGCGGGCCGCGCGAACTGATCGCGCTCGGGGAGACGATCGGGTTCGACCAGGACGCGATGGTCACCGGACTGCGAGCATGGGGCGAGATCGCATCGCGAAATCGGGAGCGACAATCGGACGCGTTCGTCGAACCCGGGGTTCGAACGGTCCAGAGAGAGGACGACAGGTAG
- the moaC gene encoding cyclic pyranopterin monophosphate synthase MoaC produces MSDEPDLTHVTDTGDAQMVDVGDKPDSARRAVARGRIELAPSTVEAIRANELEKGDVLSVARVGAINAVKHTWETIPMCHQIPITNVETEFVVDDASVDLTVAVETTGKTGCEMEALEGVTTGLNVVWDMVKAAEKDADGQYPQTKITGVEILSKRKAEP; encoded by the coding sequence ATGAGCGACGAACCCGACCTCACGCACGTCACCGACACCGGCGACGCACAGATGGTCGACGTCGGCGATAAACCGGACAGCGCGCGAAGAGCAGTCGCCCGCGGCCGAATCGAGCTCGCTCCATCGACCGTCGAGGCGATTCGGGCGAACGAACTGGAGAAGGGAGACGTCCTCTCGGTTGCCCGCGTCGGCGCGATCAACGCGGTCAAACACACGTGGGAGACGATCCCGATGTGTCACCAGATTCCGATCACGAACGTCGAGACCGAGTTCGTCGTCGACGACGCGAGCGTCGACCTCACCGTCGCCGTCGAGACGACCGGAAAGACCGGCTGCGAGATGGAGGCGCTCGAAGGCGTGACGACTGGCTTGAACGTCGTCTGGGATATGGTGAAAGCCGCCGAAAAGGACGCGGACGGTCAGTACCCACAGACGAAGATCACAGGCGTCGAGATTCTCTCGAAACGCAAAGCGGAGCCGTAG